TTCTTGTATTGCGGTACCATAATGTCATTAAATGCAAAGGTTTGTGGAATACGAATGGTCATAATGTCCTTAAGACCCTAATCTTGTATTTTGTCTCAATATAGGACCTAACATTCTTCTTGGTCCTGGAATAACATCCCTATCAGATCCCTATTAGTCTCGTGGGTACTGGTCTCTCTTGTTGgaacatcaataaaaaatattcagtCATCAATTTCTCTGATTTCACAGGTTTGGATTGATTTAATATCTTTTTCTTTGGACAGGAATGCTGTTCCAGAACACAATAATATACCGAATTTAGTCTGTGGGAACTAAAACCATATAACAATCATATGGATTACCTTTAGAcactcatttatttgttttgggtCCCTCTCGTTGATCAGAGGCCTGGTGTCACTCTGTGTTGAGATTAAATCatcttcttcctcctcctccaggACGGTTTCCAGCTGGGTCTTCCATGGCTGTTGCTCCCCATCATCCTCTCCATCTCCCGCATCGCTCAGGTCAATCTCCGTCTCGCTCGGGTCCATACTCCGCATCATGGTGCCCGTCATCGAGGTCGTGAAGTCAAAACTGCACCGAAACACGCGCAAACATACACCTAACACGTACCGTAGTACACACGctcactcacacaaacacagtgtGAATGGAGAGCAGGCTTAATTGTCTCAAAGCTGTGGCAGAGATATGAGATATATTAGGAAAGTGATGATGCCCTCGCAGGCATTCCCAAACAGGCCCCAATGGGAAGATCCCTGCCCCCACTGACACATCGCACTATAAATACCCTGTTAGTGACCGCTCAAATGCAGCCCGCTGGTCAACTGCTAGACGTGAAAAGTTCAGATGGATCAAGAACTGAATCTAGCTTCTGGAATGATTTGAGCAGAGATTGGGATGCATTACATCACTATGTACTGCACATGTGTAGAGAAATTAGTTGTGAAAACTATTAGAACTCAAATATGAAACTCTAATTCTAATGGAGTCAGTGGTTATAATGGGAGTTGCATTGGTTTGAATAAAAGCGATTTTAATCtaatggtctctgtgggtctcattattagaaatgatgtatatatttttcaaaaggGATATCACGTCTGTTGCATGAACTCAACACTGTTAACAAAAAAGGATGATTGTTGGAATATTGGCTGGATTGTTGGAACGGATGTACCTTCTGACCATGTAAGTTTAGTCTGAGAAAGGGAAATTAATAAAGAGACTTACTTGATCAgatatcaaacataaaaaacttttttcagtgtattaCATCACCAAGGCTTTGCTAAGGGACGCTTTTCAAAACTTTGAATCAATTGAACCATTGAGCTCTTGAAATACTGCACATTGAGGACATCTGCTGGTCAaacatgtgtaaataaagtggaaagactaaaatgtcatttgtaAAATTGTTAGCATTTAAGAGTGAATAGTATTGACTGAATTGTGCATTCCCAGACTGAAAAATCTCAGTGTTGTAATTTTATAAGAGCTGTTTACTGCATCACGATGGTGTCCTGCAAGCTGCAATAATTCATTCAGTAAATTCATACACTTGTGCTCAACGGATTTAAAAGTGTGCTTTCAGGAAAATGGGTTCAATCCACATTGTTGCTATAGTGCAACAGCAAACTTCACACATAACAGTAAATCCTGAATATTATCTCATTCTCACTGATGTATCAgataaaaatgaactttttataaaatacaaaatctaTCATCACGGGTAAAAGTGCTGGTGTTTACTGTAAGATAAATTTAGCAGAGCACTTTATCGTACATAAAAAAAGTCTCTCTCACAGTTGCGCTCTtactaatgattatttttagcattgtttattAATCTTTTTTTCACAAAGTTTTCACACCAATCACCATTATTGTTTAATCTCTGTTTATGGCATTTTCCCTGTTCGCCTTTGCACAGATTCAACGGCTGTTACACAAATTCACAAGATCACATTTTACAAATGTTCTTTCAGCCAGCCCTGGTTTAGTTTGCTTTATAAGTTAAAACTAATGCATTTGATTCCCGTCTGTCAAATCTCcctattaaaacagaaaaaaacattatgaaatatATTCACATATAGGCCTATTTAGATATACTAAGATATAAATTGAATACTATAAATACAATGATTTGAACCACAttaccagagttattatagttttgaatTCATATTTGAAATGAGCTTTTATTGTTAGaattgctatataagattaaataatttttatttgagtttaatattggttttttggttttgtttaatattataattttagtgctttaaataatttttaggtcaacatttaatttgatttcaatgaacagaaatgttttcaaagattttatttttgtaaactaaAAGAACCTTGTAccttaaacaaaaaaatcatttaaaatcaatGTTCTTTTCCGTTTAAATGTGTTGCTTTTGCACCAGTGCTGTGAAACAGCTGTCATCCAGCAGATTTACTATGATATGCAACCATAAGAGGTAGGTCAGAGATACACCCTGGGTTTGGGCCAAAAGTCCAATCAGAAAAGAAGCagaaatataacagataatcaCTATTTACAGTAACAACAAgtgaaaaatgaataatacagcACCATACTCACAATGTATTATAACAGTTGCCTTGTGGTGTTTCTATTCATCCTAAGCAATTTTGGGAAAACTCTTGAAATCTTGacgcaacatctgagcaatacaaTTTTACCAGGACAAAACAAAATCATAACTTCACTTGTGCACTTTCACCATAAATACATGGACACAGCTGTTACTGGTgatgtcttttgtttttgtcatggcagacccacgtgtttagtgCAGTGAGAAACAcatcgacttgatgcggcgccgcaagatccgacaggcggatgacatcaaagtaccgcgagagcgattggAAAGCAAATTTTTTTTatcgtttttcgaatcgctctcgcggtactttgatgtcatccgcctgtcggatcttcggcgccgcatcaagtcgaacaagcctattgtttaccattgacatgccatgtgctttctcgtgtctcgtctttggccccgcccctctcgttccccGTATAGCTTTCctgctgtgtctcattaccctcacctgcccattgttatttCCTTTGTcagtctccctatttaatgctcgtgtgtttgctgtcttgtgctgaaTCGTTTTGTAATCTCTCCATGTGATACTCATGTTTCTGGTGCCTTGTCAAAGAGTTATCTTCGTGCTTACTGGTTTATAGATTCCTCATGTTATGCTCGTGTTCCTCATGCCTTGTCATGTAATTATCCGTGGATTATCTTGCCTTGTTttggacgttgtgtcgtgtttaggattattgtttattttgccccctcgcgggaagtgtttgttttgagttcttgttAAGTGATCGTGTcctgtttttccccattgtgggcttttgttttctgttttgttgcgtttattaaagtttgttgttaaccccttcaccaccgcctgcctgcacttgggttcttcctctcaAAGCCGTGACAGTTTTATTATTGGCATCTCCAATAATACAATAGACAATGCTGGTAATACTGTTCCacttgcaaataaacaaagaacAATTAAATGTGATGTAATGGGTGACTCCATATACTGTACGTACTTTGAAAATAAGGGCGAAGATATTTCACAGACAATGGACATGACTGTGCCAACCATGCTGCCAACAGTCAGTAGATGACCAACCAATGAGCTGTAAACACAACATAACTCAACATATGCTGTACAATAGAATAAATACAGCAAAAAGCTGATTTCAGAAATTAAAATACACCTTTAGAAATAAATACCGTATGTACAGATAGTTTGCTTAAACAGTGCAATATTTCTTTGTATGAGGTTGTTCATTGCCTGCTCATTTTTTCCCATGTTAGACCTGCACAGCAGATGGATTGTTTTTCCAGTCACAAGTTAATATTGTAATATTCATCAAATAAATTGTAAACTGGTATTTTACCCAAAATAATATcaatttcaataaaaaacagTATGGTCCCTTCATTTGATACAATGCTGTTCAAGATCAGCtagatgttaaagggacagttcacccataaaaGAAAGACTCAattactcaccttccagttgttccaaatctgtataaatgtctttgttctgatgaacacagagaaagatatttggaagaatgcttataaccagacagttcttggaccccattgactaccaacatttctttgttctgttgaacacaaaagaagatattttgaagaatgtaggacaacaaacagttctggggcacttttgactaccattgtcatttttcctactgtgggagtcaatggggtccaagaactgtttggttccaagcattcgtccaaatatcattctctgtgttcaaccaaacaaagaacaggtttggaataactagagagggagtaattcatgacagaattttcatttttggttgaactgtccctttaatgtataTAACGTAATAATGTACACAATGTACTGTATCTAATGTTTAACCAATAGCTGTCTATGTCTTGTGTGGAAAAAAATCTTGTTGGTCTAGCATGGTCTTGTAAATTTATGGGACTGtctagcgtgttgacaaaatgtttatatgctcttgtaagtcgctttggataaaagcgtctgccaaatgaataaatgtaaatgtaaaatcaccATTGAAAAACTTTGTAATTGTTTGAAGACATTTGTTGTTTGCTGTTTGTTGCTGTAAGCAAtgagttttaaaatgtattctctcaaaaaaacatttgtttcaaCAGTTAGGAAAATATGAAGAAAAGAAAGTTTATGCTTTTTTGACTTAAGAATGGAGCCGTTAATTCCTGATTTAATGTTTAAGTGACTTCTTCTGCTATTTGTCCCGGTATCCAAAAGCTGTTTTGCTCCATTGTACTCCTCGGCGTGACCATATGGTAGCTGCATCTATTTCCCTCCTCACCCCTGTTcctgtgaaaaaaatgaaagacgCCCTCCTGGCCTGAACGCTCGTGACCGGACGCTGCGCCCTGCATCGGCCTACGGGGCGATCGACAACACAACAGCATCTTACACAACTCCTCCCTGATCTGACGGTTCAGCAGTCCATAAAAAAACGGGTTCAATGCAAACGTCGAGTACGCCAGCCAGGTGACTAAACCCTCTGCTTCATCGAAATCACTATGAGAAACCCCCAAAGACAGATGCAGATGAAAAGCAAAGTAAGGCAGCCAACAAAGCAGAAAGTGGCCCACGATAATGGCCAAGGTGATGGCCGCTTTCCAGCCCACCAGCGTTCTCTTCTTTCTGCGGGGGACTTGGTTTCTACGGACGCTGGTGCTGGTGGTGATGATGGTGGTCTGGCTGTTGACCGAATCGGAACGACGCTTTGGGTGCGGGGTCGGCATCGGCCAGCTAGGGATCGGCCCCCTGTCCCTGGCAGCCGTGTGGGCGACCTTATAGACATTGGCGTAGACGGCAAGTATGATAGCAGATGGTACGCAAAAGCAAACGGCGCAGAAAAGAATAGCGAACATCCGTCGATGTCCACTGTGGCTCCAATGTAGAGAGCAATGGGTGGCGGCGATGGAGCTTCTGCTGCCGTAATTGGACCACCCAAAGACGGTAGCCAGTCCGAGCAAAGTGGAGACCACCCAGACCAGACCCATCACGGCGGCCGAGACCCACGGGGTCAGCCTGGCCTCGTATCTCATGGGATGTACAATATAGAAATAACGTTCAATACTTATCACTGTTACAGTAAAAATAGAGGCAGATATGAGAAAGGCATTGAGGAACACGTAAAGCCGGCATTCGAGTACTGAAAACACCACGCCAGCGAAAAATGGTGAGCCGCAGACGATGCCCAGAGGCATGAGCAGGGCGGCACACAACAAGTCCACGATGCACAGGTGACCCACTAAACTAAACTTGCGAAGATGGGGAACTTTTAAAACGACGGCTAGGATGCAGATGTTTGCCAGCAGCGCTACCGCATTAAGGGTCACCATGACGACGAGGACCGACGTGTCTCGTAAACGTGATTGAGGATTGGACATGGTGCCCAGCTGCATGCTGGGAGCCAGGTGTTCTGGGTGGCCACGGCTCAGTGTCTCATTAAGTCCAGTTTCATTAAGCTCCGTTGATGGAGGTA
This portion of the Triplophysa rosa linkage group LG20, Trosa_1v2, whole genome shotgun sequence genome encodes:
- the si:ch211-213o11.11 gene encoding probable G-protein coupled receptor; translation: MDASGLPPSTELNETGLNETLSRGHPEHLAPSMQLGTMSNPQSRLRDTSVLVVMVTLNAVALLANICILAVVLKVPHLRKFSLVGHLCIVDLLCAALLMPLGIVCGSPFFAGVVFSVLECRLYVFLNAFLISASIFTVTVISIERYFYIVHPMRYEARLTPWVSAAVMGLVWVVSTLLGLATVFGWSNYGSRSSIAATHCSLHWSHSGHRRMFAILFCAVCFCVPSAIILAVYANVYKVAHTAARDRGPIPSWPMPTPHPKRRSDSVNSQTTIITTSTSVRRNQVPRRKKRTLVGWKAAITLAIIVGHFLLCWLPYFAFHLHLSLGVSHSDFDEAEGLVTWLAYSTFALNPFFYGLLNRQIREELCKMLLCCRSPRRPMQGAASGHERSGQEGVFHFFHRNRGEEGNRCSYHMVTPRSTMEQNSFWIPGQIAEEVT